A genomic region of [Eubacterium] eligens ATCC 27750 contains the following coding sequences:
- a CDS encoding 4Fe-4S dicluster domain-containing protein, with translation MLSNDATIQNIKHEILYEVAKLAYAGRFEEEKDELAYKMFPGPKARFRCCVYKEREIARQRIRLAEGKCPTESDHPGANNIIQVIEAACADCPLSHYIVTDNCRKCMMKACQQACKFGAVSMTRDRAYIDPDKCKECGMCAKACPYNAIADLIRPCKKICPANAITMDENGICEIDENKCIQCGQCIHACPFGAIGSKTDIVDVIKAIVDGKKVVAMVAPAVEGQFGDTITMSSIRTACKKLGFNDMYEVGLGGDLTAQAEAEEWLEAAKEGKKLTTSCCPAFVNLIKKQYPELAEHISTTISPMFALSRLLKSEDPDTITVFIGPCIAKKNEKQEYKGQGNADFVLTLGEFRAMMRAKEVVLEPEENSDQQASIYGKRFGNGGGVSAAVAQCMREAGADPDKFNIEKCSGAAECKKALTLLKVGKLPADFIEGMVCEGGCVGGPSRHRSGKNPVLAAKDRDKLLAEADNRNVSDNLSKYDLTAFSMHK, from the coding sequence ATGTTATCTAATGATGCTACTATTCAGAATATCAAGCATGAAATCCTGTATGAAGTTGCCAAGCTCGCATATGCAGGAAGGTTTGAAGAAGAAAAGGACGAACTGGCATACAAGATGTTTCCCGGTCCTAAAGCAAGATTCCGCTGTTGTGTATATAAAGAAAGAGAAATCGCAAGACAGCGAATCCGCCTTGCAGAAGGCAAATGTCCAACAGAAAGTGACCATCCGGGTGCCAATAACATAATCCAGGTAATTGAAGCCGCATGTGCCGACTGTCCACTTTCTCACTATATCGTAACTGATAATTGTAGAAAATGTATGATGAAAGCCTGCCAGCAGGCATGTAAGTTCGGTGCTGTAAGCATGACAAGAGACAGAGCCTACATAGACCCTGACAAATGCAAGGAATGCGGCATGTGTGCCAAAGCCTGTCCATACAATGCAATCGCAGACCTCATAAGGCCATGTAAGAAAATCTGTCCAGCCAATGCTATTACAATGGATGAGAATGGCATCTGTGAAATAGATGAAAACAAATGTATCCAGTGCGGACAGTGTATCCACGCCTGTCCATTCGGTGCTATCGGTTCTAAAACTGATATAGTTGATGTAATAAAGGCAATCGTAGACGGAAAGAAAGTCGTTGCCATGGTAGCACCTGCTGTTGAAGGACAGTTTGGAGACACAATAACAATGAGCAGCATCCGCACAGCATGCAAGAAGCTGGGCTTTAATGATATGTATGAGGTAGGTCTTGGCGGAGACCTTACTGCACAGGCCGAGGCAGAAGAATGGCTTGAAGCAGCTAAAGAAGGAAAGAAGCTTACAACCTCATGCTGTCCTGCATTTGTTAATCTGATTAAGAAACAGTATCCTGAGCTTGCAGAACATATATCAACAACTATATCCCCTATGTTTGCACTTTCAAGACTTCTTAAGTCAGAAGATCCTGATACAATAACCGTATTTATCGGACCATGTATAGCCAAGAAGAATGAAAAGCAGGAATATAAGGGTCAGGGAAATGCTGATTTCGTACTTACACTCGGTGAATTCAGAGCAATGATGCGGGCTAAAGAAGTAGTTCTTGAGCCTGAGGAAAACAGCGACCAGCAGGCAAGCATATATGGTAAAAGATTCGGTAACGGAGGCGGTGTTTCCGCTGCTGTTGCACAATGTATGCGTGAAGCAGGTGCTGACCCTGATAAATTCAATATAGAAAAATGCTCAGGTGCTGCCGAATGTAAGAAAGCACTTACACTTCTTAAAGTAGGAAAACTCCCTGCAGATTTCATTGAGGGAATGGTATGTGAAGGCGGCTGTGTTGGTGGACCAAGCCGTCACAGAAGCGGAAAGAATCCTGTTCTTGCTGCCAAAGACCGTGACAAGCTGCTCGCCGAAGCAGACAACCGTAATGTTTCAGACAACTTAAGTAAATATGACTTAACAGCATTTTCAATGCACAAATAA
- a CDS encoding ABC transporter permease, with translation MNINKKILNVIYKVLAVMLALILWEIAALKIDSPILLVTPVQVLGRLFTIWHEPDFAGTVWFTMYHIVGGFLAGLLCGIICAVLAYICKPVEYILWPWMVTIKAVPVASFVVICLIWFTAKNLSVFIAFLIVVPVIYQNTLTGLRSTDKGIREMADVFHIPWIRRIRYIIMPQLSPYLISAGRVTAGMAWKAGVAAEIIGMPKGSVGQMLYMSKIYLDTDDLLAWTVIIVVLSVIFEKLVVLTLKAALKK, from the coding sequence ATGAATATTAATAAGAAGATATTGAATGTAATATATAAAGTGCTGGCAGTTATGCTGGCACTTATTTTATGGGAAATAGCTGCGCTAAAGATTGATTCACCGATATTATTAGTGACACCGGTACAGGTGCTTGGCAGATTATTTACTATATGGCATGAACCGGATTTTGCAGGAACTGTGTGGTTTACAATGTATCATATTGTCGGTGGATTTCTCGCAGGATTATTGTGTGGAATTATATGTGCAGTGCTTGCATATATATGTAAGCCTGTTGAATATATTCTGTGGCCGTGGATGGTTACAATTAAGGCAGTACCTGTTGCGTCTTTTGTGGTTATATGTCTTATATGGTTTACGGCAAAGAACCTGTCGGTGTTCATTGCATTTTTAATAGTTGTGCCTGTTATATACCAGAATACACTGACCGGTCTTAGAAGTACTGATAAAGGCATTAGGGAAATGGCAGATGTATTTCATATTCCTTGGATTCGCAGAATACGTTATATTATCATGCCACAGCTTTCACCTTATCTTATATCAGCAGGAAGAGTTACTGCTGGTATGGCTTGGAAAGCAGGAGTGGCAGCAGAGATTATCGGAATGCCCAAAGGTTCTGTTGGACAAATGCTTTATATGTCGAAAATATATCTTGATACGGATGATTTGCTGGCGTGGACGGTTATAATTGTTGTATTGAGTGTGATATTTGAAAAACTTGTTGTGCTTACTTTAAAAGCAGCACTAAAAAAATAG
- a CDS encoding ABC transporter substrate-binding protein: MKKLLAVMLSVIMVFSFAACAGKSVNNEGESQTEETTTIRIGAMAGPTAMGMVKLRKDSENGNTKNTYAFEDFATDASAFVTPLATGEIDIAAVPSNLAANIYNKTEGKVQVVAVNTLGVLNLVERGNTVNSISDLKGKTIYATGMGAVPEYTIRYILSGNGLDADKDVDIVWCSDTTEALSKLKSEDGAIAVLPQPFVTAASAQISGLRVVMDLNEAWEKINNNSKIVTGVIVVRKEFAEKYPEQLKKFIDEYNESVAYTSSNIDETAQLIAEYGIVASEAIANKALPKCHIVCYINNNMRSALEGFLQVLYDQNPKSVGGSMPKDDFYYEY, translated from the coding sequence TTGAAGAAATTACTAGCAGTTATGCTTTCGGTTATTATGGTATTTTCATTTGCGGCATGTGCAGGAAAATCAGTCAATAATGAAGGTGAGAGTCAGACAGAAGAGACAACAACAATAAGAATCGGAGCTATGGCAGGACCTACAGCGATGGGGATGGTTAAGCTACGCAAAGATTCAGAGAATGGAAATACTAAGAACACATATGCATTTGAAGATTTTGCTACTGATGCATCTGCATTTGTAACGCCGCTTGCAACCGGGGAGATTGATATAGCAGCTGTACCATCTAATCTTGCAGCTAATATATATAATAAGACGGAAGGCAAGGTCCAGGTTGTTGCTGTTAATACACTTGGCGTTCTTAATCTTGTAGAAAGAGGCAACACTGTTAACAGTATCAGTGACCTTAAGGGTAAGACTATATATGCTACAGGAATGGGGGCTGTGCCGGAATATACCATAAGATATATTCTTTCAGGTAACGGACTTGATGCCGACAAAGATGTTGATATTGTGTGGTGTTCAGATACAACAGAAGCACTTTCTAAGTTAAAGTCAGAAGATGGTGCAATTGCTGTTCTTCCACAGCCTTTTGTTACAGCAGCAAGTGCCCAGATTAGTGGTTTAAGAGTTGTTATGGATCTTAATGAAGCATGGGAGAAGATTAATAATAATTCTAAGATTGTTACAGGTGTAATTGTTGTAAGAAAAGAATTTGCTGAAAAATATCCAGAACAGCTTAAGAAGTTCATTGATGAATATAACGAAAGTGTTGCATATACTTCAAGCAATATTGATGAGACAGCACAGCTTATTGCTGAGTATGGAATTGTTGCATCAGAAGCAATAGCTAATAAGGCTCTTCCTAAGTGCCATATTGTATGCTATATTAATAATAACATGAGAAGTGCACTAGAAGGGTTCTTACAGGTGTTATATGACCAGAATCCTAAGTCGGTAGGTGGCAGTATGCCGAAAGATGATTTCTATTATGAATATTAA
- a CDS encoding HPr family phosphocarrier protein codes for MLTVTILLDSVEKVQRFVSTISKYSCGFDVESGYSCVDGKSLVGLFSLDISKPLQLTINDGEGEIEDVLRDIQEFMEY; via the coding sequence ATGCTGACAGTGACGATTCTTTTGGATTCTGTGGAGAAGGTTCAAAGGTTTGTAAGTACAATTAGTAAGTACTCATGTGGATTTGATGTGGAGTCGGGGTATAGCTGTGTTGATGGCAAATCCTTAGTTGGTTTATTCAGTCTGGATATCAGTAAACCATTGCAGCTTACAATTAATGACGGAGAAGGCGAGATAGAGGATGTATTAAGGGATATACAGGAGTTCATGGAATACTAA
- a CDS encoding GGDEF domain-containing protein, with amino-acid sequence MGAKGKMIELNRGVSDINMKRAYLSSVLLSVAVPVSVIAACIGNWSGVFARNTYIVVAGLMEVFQLLFMFVLRKQYSLDEFDRFHAIYTAYFYVTFVYLMFGAVCDIAQSGSILFYLAACVYIVFIPAFTKAECIGILMFQTVVVILLSIVSSMDLRMFFDVCIIQAATILLVAYQHNLAVQRVRVNMQLKRKKDYSEHDALTGLYNRRGLDARIKAIWPFCERNRLSVAMIAVDVDYFKKYNDTFGHPKGDECLKTVAGILKNSAQRSTDVVTRTGGEEFIVFVQDMDEESLISLAMKIRNNLDQKHIEHAYYGVSKYVTVSMGIAGFVPAYNNDFKKLYQEADNALYLAKKNGRNCIVYDGKVYGSIMNGASRVAST; translated from the coding sequence ATGGGTGCGAAGGGAAAAATGATCGAATTAAACCGAGGGGTTTCTGATATTAATATGAAGAGGGCGTATTTATCTTCTGTTTTACTGTCTGTAGCTGTGCCCGTATCGGTAATTGCTGCATGTATTGGAAATTGGAGTGGAGTTTTTGCAAGAAATACATATATTGTTGTGGCTGGTCTTATGGAGGTCTTTCAGCTTTTATTTATGTTTGTTTTAAGAAAGCAGTATAGTCTTGATGAGTTTGACAGATTTCATGCTATATATACAGCTTATTTTTATGTTACATTTGTGTATCTTATGTTTGGCGCTGTATGTGATATTGCACAGTCAGGGAGCATACTGTTTTATCTGGCAGCATGTGTATACATAGTTTTTATACCTGCATTTACTAAGGCAGAATGTATAGGAATATTAATGTTCCAGACAGTTGTGGTTATTTTACTATCTATAGTAAGCAGTATGGATTTAAGAATGTTTTTTGATGTCTGTATTATTCAGGCTGCAACTATACTGCTGGTTGCATATCAGCATAATCTTGCAGTACAGAGAGTCCGCGTTAATATGCAGCTTAAAAGGAAGAAAGATTATTCTGAGCATGATGCACTAACAGGTCTTTATAATAGGAGAGGACTTGATGCAAGAATTAAAGCAATATGGCCTTTTTGCGAGAGAAACAGATTATCTGTGGCAATGATTGCAGTTGATGTGGATTATTTTAAAAAATATAATGATACATTTGGACATCCCAAAGGAGATGAGTGCTTAAAAACAGTTGCTGGCATACTAAAAAATTCAGCACAGAGAAGTACGGATGTGGTTACAAGAACAGGTGGAGAAGAGTTCATTGTTTTTGTGCAGGATATGGATGAGGAAAGTCTTATTTCACTTGCTATGAAGATAAGAAATAATCTGGATCAGAAACATATAGAACATGCATATTACGGTGTTTCAAAGTATGTTACTGTAAGTATGGGAATCGCAGGATTTGTTCCGGCTTATAATAATGATTTTAAGAAACTATATCAGGAAGCGGATAATGCACTTTATCTTGCCAAAAAGAATGGAAGAAACTGTATTGTCTATGATGGAAAAGTCTATGGCAGTATAATGAATGGGGCATCAAGAGTTGCTTCTACATAA
- a CDS encoding glutamate synthase subunit beta, whose amino-acid sequence MGKPTGFLDYERVEATAVSPKERIKNFNEFHTPLSEDEQRKQSSRCMDCGVPFCQSGMTIKGMTSGCPLNNLIPEWNDLLYTGNWEQAYHRLHKTSNFPEFTSRVCPALCEKACTCGLNGKAVCTKENEMAIIEHAYAKGYAKANPPKVRTKKRIAVVGSGPAGLAVADQLNQRGHSVTVYERADRIGGLLRYGIPNMKLEKHIIDRKLDIMKEEGIEFVTNANVGENIKAKKLMADYDAVVLACGAANPRDINAPGRDANGIYFAVDFLTATTKSLLDSGLKDGRYISAKDKNVIVIGGGDTGNDCVGTCIRHGCKSVTQLEMMPKAPDERAENNPWPQWPLVCKTDYGQEEAIAVFGHDPRIYTTTVKEFKKDKKGNLTSVVTVKLESKTDEKTGRRMMVPVEGTEAELPCELVLIAAGFLGSQKYVTDAFGVELTERTNVKTAADGFETSVPGVFTAGDMHTGQSLVVKAIRQGRDCARAVDYYLMGYTNL is encoded by the coding sequence ATGGGAAAGCCAACAGGATTTTTAGACTATGAAAGAGTTGAAGCCACAGCGGTTTCACCTAAGGAAAGAATAAAGAATTTTAATGAATTTCATACACCTCTGTCAGAAGATGAGCAGAGAAAGCAGAGTTCACGCTGCATGGACTGTGGCGTGCCATTCTGCCAGTCTGGTATGACAATAAAGGGAATGACTAGCGGATGTCCTCTTAATAATCTTATTCCGGAATGGAATGATCTTCTTTACACAGGAAACTGGGAACAGGCATATCACAGGTTACATAAGACAAGTAACTTCCCTGAATTTACAAGCCGTGTGTGTCCTGCACTCTGTGAAAAGGCATGTACATGCGGACTTAATGGCAAGGCAGTATGTACTAAAGAGAATGAAATGGCAATCATTGAACATGCGTATGCCAAAGGTTATGCGAAAGCAAATCCTCCTAAGGTAAGAACTAAGAAAAGAATTGCTGTAGTGGGTTCAGGTCCTGCCGGACTTGCTGTAGCAGACCAGTTAAATCAGAGAGGACACAGTGTTACTGTATATGAAAGAGCTGACCGTATCGGTGGACTTTTAAGATATGGCATTCCTAATATGAAGCTTGAAAAGCATATAATTGACAGAAAGCTTGATATTATGAAGGAAGAAGGCATTGAGTTCGTAACTAATGCAAATGTTGGTGAGAACATTAAGGCTAAGAAGCTTATGGCAGATTATGATGCTGTAGTACTTGCGTGTGGTGCTGCTAATCCAAGAGATATCAATGCTCCTGGAAGAGATGCCAATGGAATATACTTTGCAGTAGATTTCCTTACAGCAACTACAAAGAGTCTTCTTGATTCAGGACTTAAGGATGGCAGATACATTTCTGCAAAGGATAAAAATGTTATCGTTATCGGTGGTGGTGATACAGGTAATGACTGTGTCGGAACATGTATAAGACATGGCTGTAAGTCGGTAACACAGCTTGAGATGATGCCAAAAGCACCAGATGAGCGTGCGGAGAACAATCCTTGGCCACAGTGGCCTTTAGTCTGCAAGACAGATTACGGTCAGGAAGAAGCAATTGCAGTATTCGGACATGATCCAAGAATATATACAACTACAGTTAAGGAATTCAAGAAGGATAAGAAGGGTAATCTTACAAGTGTTGTTACAGTAAAGCTTGAGTCTAAGACTGATGAAAAGACAGGAAGAAGAATGATGGTCCCTGTGGAGGGAACAGAAGCAGAGCTTCCATGTGAGCTTGTACTGATAGCAGCAGGTTTCCTGGGCTCACAGAAATATGTTACAGATGCATTTGGCGTTGAGCTTACAGAAAGAACTAATGTAAAGACAGCAGCAGACGGATTTGAAACAAGTGTACCGGGAGTATTTACAGCAGGAGATATGCATACAGGACAGTCGCTTGTTGTTAAAGCTATAAGACAGGGAAGAGACTGTGCAAGAGCAGTTGATTACTACCTTATGGGATATACTAATCTGTAA
- the gltB gene encoding glutamate synthase large subunit → MENEIKQPGLYRSELEHDACGIGAIVSINGIKTHQTVSDALSIVENLEHRAGKDAEGKTGDGVGILLQISHKFFKKAVKPLGIELGDERDYGVGMFFFPQDELARNRAKKMFEIIVEKEGLEFLGWRDVPTFPNVLGKKAVDCMPYIMQGFVKRPANAAKGIEFDRRLYVARRVFEQTAEDTTYVCSLSSRTIVYKGMFLVGQLRQFFGDLENPDYESAIALVHSRFSTNTNPSWERAHPNRFMVHNGEINTIKGNADRMLAREETMTSPYLEDEMSKITPVVNTNGSDSAMLDNTLEFFVMNGMPLPLAVMITIPEPWINNGAMAQEKKDFYQYYATMMEPWDGPASIAFTDGDYFGAVLDRNGLRPSRYYITNDGYLILSSEVGALPIPESRIKLKDRLRPGKMLLIDTVKGELIEDDKLKEEYATKNPYGEWLDSNLIQLKDLKIPNKKVPVHTKEERARLQKAFGYTYEDFKTSILPMALNGTEQTGAMGIDTPLAVLSNKHQPLFNYFKQLFAQVTNPPIDSIREKVVTSTTVYLGTEGNILEEKAENCKQLRINDPILTNTDLLKIKNMNVEGFKVETIPIIYYKNTSLERAIDHLFVEVDRAHREGANIIILSDRGVDENHVAIPSLLAVAALQQYLVQTKKRTSMAVILESGEPRDVHHFATLLGYGASAINPYLAQESIQELIDLNMLDKDYYAAVDDYNKAIITGIVKIAAKMGISTIQSYQGAKIFEAIGINSDVIDKYFKGTVSRIEGVSLNDIQEDVETLHSKAFDPLGLSTDTTLDSSGAHKMRSGKEEHLYNPQTIHLLQLATRTGDYKTFKEYTALVNKEEGVKNLRGLMNIKFPKKGISIDEVESVDSIVRRFKTGAMSYGSISREAHETMAIAMNMLHGKSNSGEGGEDIDRLKVGPDGLNRCSAIKQVASGRFGVTSRYLVSAQEIQIKMAQGAKPGEGGHLPGKKVYPWIAKTRLSTPGVALISPPPHHDIYSIEDLAQLIYDLKNANKNARISVKLVSEAGVGTVASGVAKAGAQVILISGYDGGTGAAPRSSIHNAGLPWELGLAEAHQTLTMNGLRNKVIIETDGKLMSGRDVAIAAMLGAEEFGFATAPLVTMGCVMMRVCNLDTCPVGVATQNPELRKRFTGKPEYVVNFMRFIAQELREIMADLGIKTLDELVGRTDLLEQKNVAKSGRSAEIDLSQILDNPYVKQTKIHYDKKNVFDFELEKTVDEKILLKKFESAMETGSKRSLEIDVANTDRTLGTLLGAEITRRFDDKLDDDTYTVKCNGAGGQSFGAFIPKGLTLELVGDSNDYFGKGLSGGKLIVYPPTGSTYKEDENIIIGNVALYGATSGKAFINGVAGERFCVRNSGATAVVEGTGDHGCEYMTGGTVVVLGKTGKNFAAGMSGGIAYVLDEDTSLYKRVNKQLVSMEAVSNKYDVLELKQLITEHVAYTNSKKGKEILDNFGEYLPKFKKIMPHDYKKMLNMIVQMEEKGLSSEQAQIEAFYAATK, encoded by the coding sequence ATGGAAAATGAAATCAAACAGCCTGGTCTTTATAGATCTGAACTTGAGCATGATGCCTGTGGTATCGGAGCTATTGTAAGTATTAATGGAATTAAGACACATCAGACAGTATCTGATGCTTTAAGCATTGTAGAAAATCTTGAGCATAGAGCTGGTAAAGATGCAGAAGGAAAGACTGGTGATGGTGTTGGTATCCTTCTTCAGATATCACACAAATTCTTTAAGAAAGCCGTAAAGCCATTAGGAATTGAGCTTGGAGATGAGCGCGATTATGGCGTTGGAATGTTTTTCTTCCCACAGGATGAACTGGCAAGAAACAGAGCCAAGAAGATGTTCGAAATCATTGTTGAGAAGGAAGGACTTGAATTCTTAGGTTGGAGAGATGTTCCAACATTTCCTAATGTCCTTGGTAAAAAGGCGGTTGACTGTATGCCATATATCATGCAGGGATTTGTAAAAAGACCTGCCAATGCAGCTAAAGGAATTGAGTTCGACAGAAGACTTTATGTTGCAAGACGAGTATTTGAGCAGACAGCAGAAGATACAACTTACGTATGTTCATTATCAAGCAGAACGATTGTATACAAAGGTATGTTCCTTGTAGGACAGCTTCGTCAGTTCTTTGGCGACCTTGAAAATCCTGATTATGAGTCAGCTATTGCACTTGTTCATTCAAGATTCTCAACTAACACTAACCCAAGCTGGGAGAGAGCTCATCCTAACAGATTCATGGTACATAACGGTGAGATTAATACTATCAAGGGTAATGCCGACAGAATGTTAGCAAGAGAAGAGACAATGACATCTCCATATCTTGAAGATGAAATGTCAAAGATTACTCCGGTTGTTAATACTAATGGTTCAGATTCAGCAATGTTAGATAACACACTTGAGTTCTTTGTTATGAATGGCATGCCGCTTCCACTTGCTGTTATGATTACAATTCCAGAACCATGGATTAATAATGGTGCAATGGCACAGGAGAAGAAGGACTTCTACCAGTATTATGCAACAATGATGGAGCCTTGGGATGGTCCGGCTTCTATCGCATTTACAGATGGAGACTACTTTGGAGCAGTGCTTGACCGTAATGGTCTTCGTCCTTCAAGATATTATATCACTAACGATGGTTATCTTATTCTTTCTTCAGAGGTTGGTGCACTCCCAATCCCAGAGAGTAGAATTAAGTTAAAGGACAGATTAAGACCTGGTAAAATGCTTCTTATAGATACCGTTAAGGGTGAACTTATAGAGGATGATAAGCTTAAGGAAGAGTATGCAACTAAGAATCCTTATGGTGAGTGGCTTGACAGTAATCTTATCCAGCTTAAGGATTTAAAGATTCCTAACAAGAAGGTTCCTGTTCATACTAAGGAAGAAAGAGCAAGACTCCAGAAAGCATTTGGTTATACATACGAGGACTTCAAGACTTCAATACTTCCTATGGCGCTTAATGGAACAGAGCAGACAGGAGCAATGGGTATTGATACACCACTTGCAGTACTTTCTAACAAGCATCAGCCACTGTTTAATTATTTCAAACAGTTATTTGCACAGGTTACTAACCCACCAATTGATTCAATAAGAGAGAAGGTTGTTACATCAACAACTGTTTATCTTGGAACAGAGGGTAATATTCTTGAGGAAAAGGCTGAAAACTGCAAACAGTTAAGAATTAATGATCCAATCCTTACTAACACAGACCTTCTTAAGATTAAGAATATGAATGTTGAAGGATTTAAGGTAGAGACTATTCCTATTATATATTATAAGAACACTTCACTTGAAAGAGCTATCGACCACTTATTTGTTGAGGTTGACAGAGCACACAGAGAAGGTGCTAATATTATTATTCTTTCAGACAGAGGTGTTGATGAGAACCATGTTGCTATTCCTTCATTACTTGCGGTTGCTGCATTACAGCAGTATCTTGTACAGACTAAGAAGAGAACAAGCATGGCTGTAATCTTAGAGAGTGGTGAGCCAAGAGATGTCCATCATTTTGCAACTCTTCTTGGATATGGTGCTTCTGCAATTAACCCATATCTTGCACAGGAGAGTATTCAGGAGCTTATCGACCTTAATATGCTTGACAAGGATTATTATGCAGCAGTTGATGATTACAATAAGGCAATTATCACAGGTATTGTTAAGATTGCTGCCAAGATGGGTATTTCAACAATCCAGTCATATCAGGGTGCTAAGATATTTGAGGCAATTGGAATTAATTCAGATGTTATAGATAAATACTTTAAGGGTACAGTTTCAAGAATTGAAGGCGTGTCACTAAATGATATTCAGGAAGATGTTGAGACACTTCACTCTAAGGCATTTGATCCACTTGGACTTTCTACAGATACTACTCTTGACAGCTCAGGCGCTCATAAGATGAGAAGCGGCAAGGAAGAACATCTGTATAACCCACAGACAATACATTTGTTACAGCTTGCTACAAGAACAGGAGATTACAAGACATTTAAGGAATATACAGCTCTTGTTAATAAGGAAGAGGGTGTTAAGAACTTAAGAGGTCTTATGAACATTAAGTTCCCTAAGAAGGGAATCAGCATTGATGAGGTTGAAAGTGTTGATTCTATCGTAAGAAGATTCAAGACTGGTGCTATGTCATATGGTTCAATATCAAGAGAGGCACATGAAACTATGGCTATTGCCATGAACATGCTTCATGGTAAGTCTAACTCAGGTGAAGGTGGAGAGGACATTGACAGATTAAAGGTTGGTCCGGATGGTCTTAACAGATGCTCTGCAATCAAGCAGGTTGCATCAGGAAGATTCGGCGTTACTTCAAGATACCTTGTAAGCGCACAGGAGATTCAGATTAAGATGGCACAGGGCGCTAAGCCGGGTGAAGGTGGACATCTTCCAGGAAAGAAGGTGTATCCTTGGATTGCAAAGACTCGTCTTTCAACTCCGGGTGTTGCGCTTATTTCACCACCACCACATCATGATATATATTCAATTGAGGATCTGGCACAGCTTATATACGACCTTAAGAATGCTAACAAGAATGCAAGAATATCAGTCAAGCTTGTTTCAGAAGCTGGTGTTGGTACAGTTGCATCAGGTGTTGCCAAGGCGGGCGCACAGGTAATTCTTATTTCTGGTTATGACGGAGGTACTGGTGCAGCTCCAAGAAGCTCTATACATAATGCCGGACTTCCTTGGGAATTAGGTCTTGCAGAGGCTCATCAGACACTTACAATGAACGGACTGCGTAATAAGGTTATTATTGAGACAGATGGTAAGTTAATGAGCGGAAGAGACGTTGCTATCGCAGCAATGCTTGGTGCAGAGGAATTCGGATTTGCAACAGCTCCACTTGTAACTATGGGATGCGTAATGATGAGAGTATGTAACCTTGATACATGCCCTGTTGGTGTTGCAACACAGAATCCTGAGCTTCGCAAGAGATTTACAGGTAAGCCTGAATATGTTGTTAATTTCATGAGATTCATTGCACAGGAACTCCGTGAGATAATGGCTGACTTAGGAATTAAGACACTTGATGAGCTGGTAGGAAGAACAGATCTGCTTGAGCAGAAGAATGTTGCCAAGAGCGGACGTTCAGCAGAGATTGATTTATCACAGATTCTTGATAATCCATATGTTAAGCAGACAAAGATACATTATGATAAGAAAAATGTATTTGATTTCGAACTTGAGAAGACAGTTGATGAAAAGATTTTACTTAAGAAGTTCGAATCTGCCATGGAGACAGGAAGCAAGAGAAGTCTTGAAATCGATGTTGCCAATACAGACCGTACATTAGGAACACTTCTTGGCGCTGAGATTACAAGAAGATTTGATGATAAGCTTGATGATGATACATATACAGTAAAATGTAATGGCGCAGGCGGACAGAGCTTTGGTGCATTTATTCCTAAGGGACTTACACTTGAACTTGTAGGTGATAGTAACGATTACTTTGGAAAGGGACTTTCAGGTGGAAAGCTTATTGTATATCCACCAACAGGAAGTACTTATAAGGAAGATGAGAATATCATCATCGGTAATGTTGCATTATATGGTGCTACAAGTGGTAAGGCGTTCATCAATGGTGTTGCCGGAGAAAGATTCTGTGTAAGAAATTCAGGTGCAACAGCAGTTGTTGAGGGAACTGGTGACCACGGCTGTGAATATATGACAGGTGGTACAGTAGTAGTATTAGGCAAGACTGGCAAGAACTTTGCTGCTGGTATGAGCGGTGGAATTGCTTATGTTCTTGATGAAGACACAAGCCTTTACAAGAGAGTTAATAAGCAGCTCGTTTCAATGGAAGCAGTTTCTAACAAATATGATGTCCTTGAGTTAAAGCAGCTTATAACAGAACATGTTGCTTATACTAATTCTAAGAAGGGCAAGGAAATACTTGACAACTTCGGAGAATATCTTCCAAAGTTCAAGAAAATCATGCCACATGATTATAAGAAGATGCTTAACATGATAGTACAGATGGAAGAAAAAGGACTTAGCAGCGAACAGGCTCAGATAGAAGCATTCTATGCGGCTACCAAGTAG